In one window of Desulfovibrio sp. UIB00 DNA:
- the bla gene encoding class A beta-lactamase, protein MYSRPRYSRRSVLAGLCALPVAMFGAAMGAPVISSALAAASPDISAKSQQKMLAELEASSGGRLGVAASVSNGGNVLSYRGNERFPMCSTFKVLAASAVLRDKPGILEQRIHFAKSDIQPWSPVTEKHLEDGMTVSELCAAMLQHSDNTAANLVLAQLGGPAGLTSIARSFGDTTFRLDRWEVELNTAVPGDARDTTTPLAMCRTLNGLLCGNLLKAPARKQLTDWMLGCATGAGRTPAGAPQGWRSAHKSGSGENGTANDVGVLLPPSNPEQATTRRGKNKPLVVALYLTGSKLTGPENDKILAQATRLVCAAEGLATPLDNMY, encoded by the coding sequence ATGTATTCACGCCCCCGCTACTCCCGCCGCTCTGTTCTGGCTGGCCTTTGCGCCCTGCCCGTTGCCATGTTTGGGGCCGCTATGGGCGCGCCAGTCATCAGTAGCGCACTGGCCGCTGCCAGCCCCGACATCAGCGCAAAATCCCAGCAAAAAATGCTGGCCGAGCTTGAGGCGTCAAGCGGCGGCAGGCTTGGCGTGGCGGCCAGTGTCAGCAATGGGGGCAACGTGTTGTCGTACCGTGGGAACGAACGCTTCCCCATGTGCAGCACATTCAAAGTGCTGGCGGCGTCAGCTGTTCTGCGGGACAAACCGGGCATTCTTGAACAGAGAATCCATTTTGCCAAAAGCGATATCCAACCATGGTCGCCCGTTACAGAAAAGCACCTTGAAGACGGCATGACGGTATCAGAATTGTGCGCGGCCATGCTCCAGCACAGCGACAATACGGCTGCCAACCTTGTGCTTGCCCAGTTGGGCGGCCCTGCGGGCTTGACCTCCATTGCCCGCAGCTTTGGCGACACCACGTTTCGCCTCGACCGCTGGGAGGTGGAGTTGAACACTGCCGTCCCCGGCGATGCGCGCGATACCACAACGCCCCTTGCCATGTGTCGCACCCTGAACGGTCTGCTTTGCGGCAACCTGCTGAAAGCGCCTGCCAGAAAGCAGCTCACAGACTGGATGCTGGGCTGCGCTACCGGGGCAGGACGCACTCCCGCTGGTGCGCCGCAGGGCTGGCGCTCGGCGCACAAAAGCGGCAGCGGAGAAAACGGCACCGCCAACGATGTGGGCGTACTGTTGCCGCCGAGCAATCCCGAACAGGCCACGACCCGCAGGGGCAAAAACAAGCCGCTGGTTGTGGCCCTCTACCTCACAGGATCAAAACTGACCGGGCCGGAAAACGACAAAATCCTTGCCCAGGCGACTCGCCTGGTCTGCGCCGCAGAAGGGCTTGCGACGCCGCTTGACAATATGTATTGA
- a CDS encoding GIY-YIG nuclease family protein, whose amino-acid sequence MSDSPWLVYLLECADGTLYCGITTNIERRLGQHNGQVPGGARYTQGRRPVRLIASRACSCKGDALRLELAVKSRPRAQKQQFLLAGECVSC is encoded by the coding sequence ATGTCTGACAGCCCTTGGCTCGTCTACCTGCTGGAGTGCGCTGACGGTACGCTGTATTGCGGCATCACCACAAATATTGAGCGCCGTCTGGGCCAGCACAATGGTCAGGTTCCCGGCGGGGCGCGCTACACGCAGGGGCGGCGGCCCGTGCGGCTCATTGCCAGCCGGGCCTGCAGCTGCAAAGGTGACGCGCTACGGCTTGAACTGGCCGTCAAATCGCGCCCGCGCGCCCAAAAACAACAATTTCTGCTTGCTGGAGAGTGTGTTTCATGCTGA
- a CDS encoding methyl-accepting chemotaxis protein: MKLGLLTKMSLYILIPSMLGLALVAGISHHMSEDALRKQTRQDIAAILKGQEVGLNAVFVSMKEALAQIAENRRLRLFLEAYASGAPIDRSDELFLHAHDALKNFTDVNSNIATCGLIAPDGKVVMHSKRGDTQKFSSTIGEDFSKRVYFINGMKGVVSSVGLVSVATKKMTTIIGMPVKDKGKVVGVIYGGTDNDKLANATTNKINLGDVGLAFVINTEGVIVQHPDLKRIGQKETGSAWVAEILKNKKGRLEFVNAEGLEKILYYTDMPDEGWILCLELDKTLLYEPISDMLVNNVLTAVACALVVGIVIFLSVRSIVHLLGGLSGIAEAIAGGRLECSAEEERLLRTSEKRGDEFSVLSFGMERMMANIKRLLGESEEKTAAAHKATEEARQATERAEQAAIQAENARKEGMLAAAGQLEGVADILASASARLSEQIGQSEKAASESAQRLTEAATAMNQMNATVQEVARNASAASSTSEETRSSAENGSTIVQQSLQSIGQVREISHGLKSDMAELNDHAQAINRIMNVISDIADQTNLLALNAAIEAARAGDAGRGFAVVADEVRKLAEKTMASTHDVGNAIKAIQTSTAKSVDVMEVALRQVEVASDFAGQSGEALTHIVDSVELAADQVRAIATASEQQSATSEEINQTIVKINDISMQTARAMDEAAQAVTDLTRQAKALSDLIAEMKRG; this comes from the coding sequence ATGAAGCTGGGTCTTTTGACGAAGATGTCGCTGTACATCCTTATTCCGTCCATGCTTGGCCTGGCCCTGGTGGCTGGCATAAGCCACCATATGTCTGAAGACGCATTGCGAAAGCAGACCCGGCAGGACATTGCGGCCATTCTGAAAGGGCAGGAAGTGGGCCTGAACGCCGTCTTTGTATCCATGAAGGAAGCGCTTGCCCAGATTGCCGAGAATCGCCGCCTTCGTCTCTTTCTTGAAGCTTACGCCAGTGGCGCGCCCATTGACCGTAGCGACGAGCTTTTTCTCCACGCCCATGACGCCCTCAAGAACTTTACCGATGTGAACAGCAATATTGCCACATGCGGCCTTATTGCCCCTGACGGCAAAGTTGTCATGCACAGCAAAAGGGGTGACACACAGAAGTTCAGCAGCACCATTGGCGAAGATTTTTCAAAGCGCGTCTATTTTATCAACGGCATGAAGGGCGTGGTCAGCTCTGTCGGGCTGGTCAGCGTGGCCACCAAAAAAATGACCACCATTATTGGCATGCCCGTTAAGGACAAAGGCAAGGTCGTAGGCGTCATTTACGGGGGCACAGACAACGACAAGCTGGCCAACGCCACCACAAACAAGATTAATCTTGGTGATGTGGGCTTGGCTTTTGTTATCAATACGGAAGGGGTGATTGTACAACACCCCGATCTGAAGCGCATCGGGCAAAAAGAAACAGGCTCGGCCTGGGTCGCGGAAATTCTCAAAAACAAAAAGGGTCGGCTTGAATTTGTGAATGCCGAAGGGCTTGAAAAAATTCTGTACTATACAGATATGCCCGATGAAGGCTGGATATTGTGCCTGGAGCTGGACAAAACCCTTCTTTACGAGCCCATCAGCGACATGCTGGTCAATAACGTGCTGACGGCAGTGGCTTGCGCTCTTGTGGTAGGCATCGTCATCTTTTTAAGTGTGCGAAGTATCGTGCACCTCCTGGGGGGGCTTTCCGGCATTGCCGAGGCCATTGCTGGCGGCAGGCTCGAATGCTCTGCAGAGGAGGAGCGGCTGCTGCGCACCTCTGAAAAAAGAGGCGATGAGTTCAGCGTACTTTCGTTTGGCATGGAGCGTATGATGGCCAACATCAAGCGCCTGCTGGGCGAGAGCGAGGAAAAAACCGCTGCGGCGCACAAGGCCACAGAAGAAGCCCGCCAAGCCACCGAGCGCGCAGAGCAGGCCGCCATCCAGGCGGAAAACGCGCGCAAAGAGGGCATGCTTGCAGCTGCGGGGCAGCTTGAAGGCGTGGCGGATATTCTTGCTTCGGCTTCAGCGCGGCTTTCCGAGCAGATAGGGCAGTCAGAGAAGGCTGCCTCCGAATCCGCGCAACGCCTCACTGAAGCGGCCACAGCCATGAACCAGATGAACGCCACGGTGCAGGAAGTGGCCCGCAATGCTTCGGCTGCTTCGTCCACCTCGGAGGAGACGCGCAGCAGCGCCGAAAACGGTTCAACCATTGTGCAGCAGTCCCTGCAAAGCATAGGACAGGTGCGCGAGATTTCGCACGGGCTCAAGAGCGACATGGCGGAACTGAACGACCACGCTCAGGCCATTAACCGCATCATGAACGTGATCTCTGATATTGCCGACCAGACCAACCTTCTGGCCCTCAACGCCGCCATAGAGGCCGCACGTGCAGGCGATGCCGGGCGCGGTTTTGCCGTGGTGGCAGACGAAGTGCGCAAGCTGGCAGAAAAAACCATGGCCTCGACGCATGATGTGGGCAATGCCATCAAGGCCATCCAGACCAGCACGGCCAAGAGCGTGGATGTTATGGAAGTTGCCTTGCGGCAGGTGGAGGTTGCCTCCGATTTTGCCGGGCAGTCTGGCGAAGCGCTCACCCACATTGTCGACAGTGTGGAACTTGCGGCAGATCAGGTACGCGCCATTGCCACTGCCAGCGAGCAGCAGTCTGCCACCAGCGAAGAAATCAACCAGACCATTGTGAAGATCAACGATATTTCCATGCAGACCGCCAGAGCCATGGACGAAGCGGCTCAGGCTGTGACGGATCTTACGCGTCAGGCAAAGGCTTTGAGCGACCTGATTGCAGAAATGAAGCGGGGATAG
- a CDS encoding sel1 repeat family protein produces the protein MKKIGSVILLAAALALGSGMGATVQAAPAKSAEQTLDEAWTAYNIGQYNKVVQMVQPLASEGNPRAQVLLGRCYENGLGVTQDMETAAKWFRIAAEQNYAEAQVQLGYLYELGAGVPKNDTAVADLMSRAATAGNAEAQFNIALYYSQGRYGFAKDPDQSFAWAKRSADQGFAQAQRYVGACYEFGVGVPVNPSEAAAWYSKAAAQGLEKEGNIFNTERVYTMP, from the coding sequence ATGAAAAAAATAGGTTCTGTAATCCTTTTGGCCGCAGCGCTGGCCCTGGGTTCAGGAATGGGTGCTACAGTTCAGGCGGCTCCCGCCAAAAGCGCCGAGCAGACGCTGGATGAGGCATGGACTGCCTATAATATAGGTCAATACAACAAGGTTGTGCAGATGGTGCAGCCTCTGGCCAGCGAGGGCAATCCCCGCGCTCAGGTGCTGCTGGGCCGTTGCTACGAAAACGGCCTTGGCGTGACGCAGGATATGGAAACCGCAGCCAAGTGGTTTCGCATAGCTGCTGAGCAGAATTACGCCGAGGCGCAGGTGCAGTTGGGCTACCTGTATGAACTGGGGGCCGGGGTTCCCAAAAACGACACCGCCGTGGCCGATCTTATGAGCCGCGCCGCCACTGCTGGCAATGCGGAAGCCCAGTTCAACATTGCGCTTTATTACAGCCAGGGGCGGTATGGGTTTGCCAAGGATCCGGATCAGTCCTTTGCCTGGGCCAAGCGTTCCGCCGATCAAGGCTTTGCGCAGGCGCAGCGTTACGTGGGCGCATGCTATGAATTTGGCGTGGGCGTGCCTGTAAATCCGTCTGAAGCCGCTGCGTGGTATAGCAAGGCCGCTGCTCAGGGGCTTGAAAAGGAAGGCAATATCTTTAATACCGAACGCGTATACACCATGCCGTAA
- a CDS encoding LysE family translocator gives MLTPDAMMAFFAAALLLGIAPGPDNIFVLTQSALFGVGAGIITTLGLVTGLCVHTTAVALGVAAIFQTSALAFTLLKVAGAGYLLWLAWLSFRAGASTAAVADGASSSTGSNFPGYMTLYRRGIVMNVTNPKVSLFFLAFLPQFCDPARGSVALQVLSLGGLFMLATIVVFWTVAALGGRLAVWFNRSKRGQIMMQRVAGCVFVGLASALLLSGR, from the coding sequence ATGCTGACGCCTGATGCAATGATGGCCTTTTTTGCCGCCGCCCTGCTGCTTGGCATTGCGCCCGGCCCGGACAATATCTTTGTGCTCACCCAGTCTGCTCTTTTTGGCGTAGGCGCTGGCATAATCACCACGCTAGGGCTTGTTACAGGCCTGTGCGTTCATACTACGGCAGTTGCACTGGGTGTTGCCGCCATTTTCCAGACCTCGGCCCTGGCCTTTACCCTGCTCAAAGTCGCGGGCGCGGGCTATCTGCTGTGGCTTGCATGGCTCTCGTTTCGCGCCGGGGCATCCACAGCCGCTGTGGCGGATGGAGCTTCCAGTAGCACTGGCAGCAACTTCCCCGGCTACATGACGCTCTATCGCCGGGGAATAGTGATGAATGTCACCAACCCCAAGGTTTCACTATTTTTTCTGGCATTCTTGCCGCAATTCTGCGACCCCGCTCGCGGTAGTGTGGCCTTGCAGGTGCTGAGCCTCGGCGGTCTTTTCATGCTGGCTACCATCGTGGTTTTCTGGACTGTGGCCGCCCTTGGGGGCCGTCTGGCCGTCTGGTTCAACCGCTCAAAGCGCGGGCAGATCATGATGCAACGTGTGGCGGGCTGCGTGTTTGTGGGGTTGGCTTCCGCCCTGCTGCTCAGCGGGCGCTGA